Proteins from a genomic interval of Arachis hypogaea cultivar Tifrunner chromosome 10, arahy.Tifrunner.gnm2.J5K5, whole genome shotgun sequence:
- the LOC112714962 gene encoding probable disease resistance protein At1g61300, with translation MIYVSMNDCMQQLALHISSKHPECSSYVQTREKLDDAQESLSWEKARWVSMIDTNLKNLPTNQDCSMLLMLLLQKNPDLSTIPQLFFKKHMRSLLVLDLYGTGFRWLPSSMSKLTGLKGLYLNHCKHLRQLPPAIGTLVLLEFLDIQGTQISFIPSLIGSLISLRCLRVPYIRNGEQNGDQTSDLDPRAISRLTKLEELVIKVVSYEDWCSNAENVMAMLASLEHLTNLQCSFPSSEILDRFLRRRSGRQFTSFQFFVGCPNSKRPQILEPFEYRICKYIRYDNSKHENTFSVSEILPQTHAVELVHFNDIEEISEVGKENLEQIRGLSLEQCNGIRTLIAGNENVARDESTLPNLEQLLLNKLLLLNCVFQGPLNPGSLSKLKVLTLKNCPRLRTFFRNRAIQYSQNFRNWKFTAAWN, from the coding sequence ATGATATATGTTTCCATGAATGATTGTATGCAACAACTTgctttgcatatatcatctaagCACCCTGAATGTAGTTCTTATGTCCAAACTAGAGAGAAACTTGATGATGCCCAAGAATCATTATCATGGGAGAAGGCTAGATGGGTATCAATGATAGACACTAATCTGAAAAATTTGCCAACAAACCAAGATTGTAGCATGCTTTTGATGCTATTGCTGCAGAAGAATCCAGACTTGTCTACGATCCCACAACTGTTTTTCAAGAAACATATGAGAAGTCTTCTCGTGTTGGACTTGTATGGCACTGGATTTAGGTGGTTACCATCATCGATGTCAAAGTTGACAGGTCTTAAAGGGCTCTATCTTAATCACTGTAAGCATCTAAGGCAGTTACCTCCTGCTATTGGAACACTTGTACTTCTTGAGTTCCTCGACATTCAGGGTACTCAGATAAGTTTCATTCCATCTCTTATTGGGTCCTTGATCAGTTTAAGATGCTTGCGTGTCCCATACATCAGAAATGGTGAACAAAATGGAGATCAAACAAGTGATCTTGATCCTCGTGCAATTTCAAGGCTTACAAAATTAGAAGAATTGGTCATTAAAGTAGTTTCCTATGAGGATTGGTGCAGTAATGCAGAAAATGTGATGGCGATGTTGGCTTCTTTGGAACATCTAACCAACCTCCAGTGCAGCTTTCCCTCTTCCGAAATTCTTGACAGATTTCTAAGAAGGAGATCCGGAAGGCAATTTACTTCGTTCCAATTCTTTGTCGGATGTCCAAACTCAAAACGGCCTCAAATTCTGGAGCCTTTTGAGTATAGGATCTGCAAATACATAAGGTATGACAATAGCAAGCATGAGAATACTTTTTCAGTAAGTGAGATTCTTCCTCAAACCCATGCAGTTGAATTGGTACACTTCAATGACATTGAAGAAATATCAGAAGTTGGAAAAGAAAACTTGGAGCAAATCCGCGGTCTTTCCCTCGAGCAATGCAATGGAATTCGTACCCTTATAGCAGGTAATGAGAATGTTGCTAGAGATGAAAGCACCCTGCCAAATCTAGAGCAATTGCTGTTAAACAAATTGCTTTTACTGAATTGTGTGTTTCAAGGTCCTCTGAATCCTGGATCCCTTTCCAAATTAAAGGTTTTGACATTGAAGAATTGCCCACGTTTAAGAACCTTTTTTCGCAATCGGGCTATTCAATACTCACAGAACTTCAGAAACTGGAAATTCACAGCTGCATGGAATTAG
- the LOC112714963 gene encoding uncharacterized protein isoform X1 produces the protein MPRDVSRSRSPPHRRRHSPSPIGHRHSRRSRKDRSRSPYSSYSHSRRKSRSISPRGHRSRSPTPRRHRSRSPATKRYRRHRSRSSSLSPVHKSSSSSLGSIEQKNVVDKQRKEEEKKRRQQEAELKLIEEETAKRVEEAIRKRVEESLNSEEVQVEIQRRLEEGRKRLNVEVTAQLEKEKEAAVIEAKRKEEQARKEKEELERILEENKRKTEEAQRREALEQQRREEERYRELEELQRQKEEAMRRKKQEEEQERLNQIKLLGKNKSRPKLSFALGSK, from the exons ATGCCTCGAGACGTATCGCGATCAAGATCGCCTCCCCATCGGCGTAGGCATTCGCCGTCTCCTATTGGACACAGGCATAGCAGGAGGAGCAGAAAAGACAGAAGTCGATCTCCTTATTCATCCTACTCTCATAGCAG GCGAAAAAGTCGCTCTATTTCACCAAGAGGCCACAGAAGCCGTTCCCCAACTCCGAGGCGCCATAGAAGTCGATCTCCAGCCACGAAACGATATAGAAGACATAGAAGCCGGAGTTCTTCGCTATCTCCTGTTCACAAGTCTTCGAGTTCAAGTCTTGGGTCAATAGAGCAGAAAAATGTTGTTGACAaacaaaggaaagaagaagagaagaaaag GCGTCAACAGGAAGCGGAATTGAAATTAATAGAAGAAGAGACTGCAAAGAGAGTTGAAGAAGCCATTCGTAAGAGAGTTGAAGAAAGCTTGAACTCCGAGGAGGTTCAGGTCGAGATTCAAAGGCGGTTGGAAGAGGGACGAAAGAGACTGAATGTTGAAGTCACAGcccaacttgaaaaagaaaaagaagctgcTGTTATTGAAGCTAAACGGAAGGAG GAACAAGCtcggaaagaaaaagaagaactcgAGAGGATACTTGAGGAGAACAAGAGGAAGACCGAAGAAGCTCAGAGAAGAGAGGCTCTAGAGCAGCAGAGGAGGGAGGAGGAACGATACAGAGAGCTCGAAGAGTTGCAGAGGCAGAAAGAAGAGGCCATGAGAAGGAAGAAACAAGAAGAGGAGCAGGAACGTTTGAACCAAATAAAGTTGTTGGGTAAAAACAAATCCCGACCCAAGTTGTCATTTGCTCTAGGATCCAAATGA
- the LOC112714963 gene encoding uncharacterized protein isoform X2 yields the protein MRRKSRSISPRGHRSRSPTPRRHRSRSPATKRYRRHRSRSSSLSPVHKSSSSSLGSIEQKNVVDKQRKEEEKKRRQQEAELKLIEEETAKRVEEAIRKRVEESLNSEEVQVEIQRRLEEGRKRLNVEVTAQLEKEKEAAVIEAKRKEEQARKEKEELERILEENKRKTEEAQRREALEQQRREEERYRELEELQRQKEEAMRRKKQEEEQERLNQIKLLGKNKSRPKLSFALGSK from the exons ATGAG GCGAAAAAGTCGCTCTATTTCACCAAGAGGCCACAGAAGCCGTTCCCCAACTCCGAGGCGCCATAGAAGTCGATCTCCAGCCACGAAACGATATAGAAGACATAGAAGCCGGAGTTCTTCGCTATCTCCTGTTCACAAGTCTTCGAGTTCAAGTCTTGGGTCAATAGAGCAGAAAAATGTTGTTGACAaacaaaggaaagaagaagagaagaaaag GCGTCAACAGGAAGCGGAATTGAAATTAATAGAAGAAGAGACTGCAAAGAGAGTTGAAGAAGCCATTCGTAAGAGAGTTGAAGAAAGCTTGAACTCCGAGGAGGTTCAGGTCGAGATTCAAAGGCGGTTGGAAGAGGGACGAAAGAGACTGAATGTTGAAGTCACAGcccaacttgaaaaagaaaaagaagctgcTGTTATTGAAGCTAAACGGAAGGAG GAACAAGCtcggaaagaaaaagaagaactcgAGAGGATACTTGAGGAGAACAAGAGGAAGACCGAAGAAGCTCAGAGAAGAGAGGCTCTAGAGCAGCAGAGGAGGGAGGAGGAACGATACAGAGAGCTCGAAGAGTTGCAGAGGCAGAAAGAAGAGGCCATGAGAAGGAAGAAACAAGAAGAGGAGCAGGAACGTTTGAACCAAATAAAGTTGTTGGGTAAAAACAAATCCCGACCCAAGTTGTCATTTGCTCTAGGATCCAAATGA